A stretch of Mya arenaria isolate MELC-2E11 chromosome 14, ASM2691426v1 DNA encodes these proteins:
- the LOC128216723 gene encoding small integral membrane protein 29-like yields MTSQSHLGFNSSAVNSSDSVLSTTLSAVPKAHTSHVVAYIVIPLGSLVLVIVLALVIMMIFKRNRIERLRHHLMPLYNFEPGEEDWESELLDDRGRRMYYKDGGGPMNYSQGPSYAAPQLQFNA; encoded by the exons ATGACTTCACAGAGCCATCTAGGATTCAACTCATCAGCAGTAAACTCATCTGATAGTGTACTATCAACAACCCTGTCAGCTGTACCAAAGGCACATACGAGTCATGTTGTGGCCTACATTGTTATACCTCTTGGATCATTGGTTTTGGTCATAGTGCTGGCACTTGTC ATAATGATGATATTTAAGAGGAACag GATAGAGCGACTGCGTCACCACCTAATGCCGCTGTACAACTTTGAGCCGGGAGAGGAAGACTGGGAGTCAGAGCTCCTGGATGATCGAGGAAGACGCATGTACTACAAGGATGGGGGAGGGCCTATGAACTATTcacag GGCCCCAGCTATGCGGCTCCGCAGTTGCAGTTCAACGCATAA
- the LOC128217794 gene encoding uncharacterized protein LOC128217794 → MTSAQQFAAYGFVSLVCLAAVIMYIFTWSRRQKPRSKCEGFLPTKESTILVPPSSLTLMYSAALGGGQGRELDEAVTRYLGRNARQEEKDRNITRNNQPTVKKRTPEIHDI, encoded by the exons ATGACATCCGCGCAGCAGTTTGCAGCCTACGGGTTTGTCTCCCTTGTGTGTCTGGCAGCGGTCATCATGTACATCTTCACGTGGTCACGGAGACAGAAACCTAG GAGTAAGTGTGAGGGTTTTCTCCCCACGAAGGAGTCCACCATCCTCGTGCCCCCGTCGTCCCTGACACTAATGTACTCGGCAGCGCTGGGAGGCGGCCAAGGGCGGGAACTGGATGAGGCGGTCACGCGCTACCTTGGGCGCAACGCCAGACAGGAGGAGAAGGACCGAAACATTACCCGTAACAACCAACCAACCGTGAAGAAACGGACACCGGAAATACACGACATTTAG
- the LOC128217008 gene encoding high mobility group protein HMGI-C-like, with the protein MSDSEKAGNGATEEGGDSPQKRGRGRPRKPQPDVPEEPKPKRPRGRPKGSKTKTQEPVPKKPRGRPRKAAGDVVPGQ; encoded by the exons ATGTCGGATTCCGAGAAGGCCGGAAATGGGGCAACGGAAGAGGGTGGTGATTCTCCGCAGAAAAGGGGCCGCGGCCGGCCTCGGAAACCGCAACCTGATGTG CCGGAAGAACCTAAACCCAAGAGACCCCGGGGGCGGCCAAAGGGAAGCAAAACAAAGACACAAGAG CCTGTTCCAAAGAAACCGCGGGGACGACCACGAAAAGCG GCAGGAGATGTAGTTCCTGGTCAATAG